One part of the Phoenix dactylifera cultivar Barhee BC4 chromosome 4, palm_55x_up_171113_PBpolish2nd_filt_p, whole genome shotgun sequence genome encodes these proteins:
- the LOC103718223 gene encoding putative methylesterase 11, chloroplastic, whose translation MGTLFSCFSPAAPAETKRRRRGISSAHPPHTGVAADPAGSSRYRSGRKEPGGEGLTQEQEQALAAAAKAAASLLLRQNGGAAGVADVLLDRSSSVRDRPPAGKKKQALPRSSSSRPRSLADPLVQPQQLINQDVKIDDLETNHFVLVHGGGFGAWCWYKTIALLRDGGFKATAIDLTGSGTHAFDSNNVTSLSQYVMPLTSFLEKLSDGEKVILVGHDFGGTCISYAMEAFASKVAKAVFVSAAMLTNGQSAADMLAQQALSNDLLQQARIFLYANGNDNPPTAVDYDKSLLQDLFFNASPAKDVVLASVSMRPIPFAPVLEKISLSVKNHDSIRRYYIETTEDNALPLSLQKSMCGLNPPERVFQLRGADHSPFFSKPQALHKYLVEIAKISS comes from the exons ATGGGAACTCTCTTCTCCTGCTTCTCTCCCGCCGCGCCGGCGGAGACGAAGAGGAGGCGGCGCGGCATCTCATCCGCCCATCCGCCGCATACCGGCGTGGCCGCCGACCCCGCAGGGTCGAGCAGATACCGGTCGGGGAGGAAGGAGCCGGGTGGGGAGGGCCTGACCCAGGAGCAGGAGCAGGccctggcggcggcggcgaaggcCGCGGCCTCGTTGCTCCTCCGCCAGAACGGCGGGGCGGCGGGGGTGGCGGATGTGCTGTTAGACCGGTCTTCCTCCGTCCGCGACCGGCCTCCCGCCGGGAAGAAGAAGCAGGCGCTGCCGAGGAGCTCCAGCTCCCGGCCCCGCTCCCTCGCCGATCCCCTCGTCCAACCTCAGCAGCTCATCaatcag GATGTAAAGATTGACGATTTGGAGACCAATCACTTTGTTCTTGTCCATGGAGGTGGCTTTGGTGCTTGGTGTTGGTATAAAACTATTGCGCTTCTAAGAGATGGTGGATTTAAAGCCACTGCCATAGACCTGACAGGTTCTGGAACTCACGCTTTTGATTCAAACAACGTTACAAGTCTTTCCCAGTATGTAATGCCACTTACTAGTTTCCTTGAGAAGCTCAGTGATGGGGAGAAG GTTATTTTGGTGGGACATGATTTTGGTGGTACCTGCATATCATATGCCATGGAAGCATTTGCATCTAAGGTTGCCAAAGCTGTTTTTGTTTCTGCAGCTATGTTGACAAATGGTCAGAGTGCTGCGGATATGCTTGCTCAACAG GCACTCTCAAATGACTTGCTGCAGCAAGCCCGGATATTTTTGTATGCTAATGGAAATGATAATCCTCCTACTGCTGTCGACTATGACAAGTCACTATTACAAGACTTATTCTTCAATGCAAGTCCTGCTAAG GATGTTGTATTGGCTTCTGTTTCTATGAGGCCCATCCCCTTTGCGCCTGTGTTGGAGAAGATATCACTTTCAGTGAAGAACCATGATTCCATTAGGAGATACTATATAGAGACCACCGAGGACAATGCACTACCCCTTTCCCTACAGAAGAGCATGTGCGGTTTGAATCCTCCGGAACGGGTTTTCCAGCTGAGAGGAGCTGATCATTCACCATTTTTTTCCAAACCTCAAGCACTGCACAAGTACTTAGTGGAGATCGCAAAAATTTCCTCCTGA
- the LOC103718224 gene encoding protein SPIRAL1-like 2 isoform X1: protein MSLAFLRSSALHSESPIPELELFPFDPRSKRMGRGVSSGGGQSSLGYLFGSDETPKPAANQTSAADDTAHSQKPSTASPPVDVSKQIPAGIQQKTANNYHRSDGQNSGNFLTDRPSTKVQAAPGGGSSLSYLFGGGGN from the exons ATGAGCCTCGCCTTCCTCCGTTCTTCCGCTCTCCATTCCGAATCCCCAATTCCCGAACTTGAGCTCTTCCCATTCGATCCGAGGAGCAAG AGAATGGGTCGCGGTGTAAGCAGCGGAGGAGGGCAGAGTTCGCTGGGCTACCTCTTTGGGAGTGATGAGACCCCTAAACCTGCTGCAAATCAAACTTCAGCTGCTGACGACACTGCACATTCCCAAAAGCCTTCTACTGCTTCACCACCTGTTGATGTCAGTAAGCAGATTCCAGCAGGCATCCAACAAAAGACGGCAAACAACTACCACCGTTCGGATGGCCAGAACAGTGGAAATTTTCTTACG GACCGGCCTTCAACAAAGGTTCAAGCTGCTCCTGGTGGCGGTTCTTCCCTCAGTTACCTCTTTGGTGGCGGGGGCAACTGA
- the LOC103718224 gene encoding protein SPIRAL1-like 1 isoform X2, which yields MGRGVSSGGGQSSLGYLFGSDETPKPAANQTSAADDTAHSQKPSTASPPVDVSKQIPAGIQQKTANNYHRSDGQNSGNFLTDRPSTKVQAAPGGGSSLSYLFGGGGN from the exons ATGGGTCGCGGTGTAAGCAGCGGAGGAGGGCAGAGTTCGCTGGGCTACCTCTTTGGGAGTGATGAGACCCCTAAACCTGCTGCAAATCAAACTTCAGCTGCTGACGACACTGCACATTCCCAAAAGCCTTCTACTGCTTCACCACCTGTTGATGTCAGTAAGCAGATTCCAGCAGGCATCCAACAAAAGACGGCAAACAACTACCACCGTTCGGATGGCCAGAACAGTGGAAATTTTCTTACG GACCGGCCTTCAACAAAGGTTCAAGCTGCTCCTGGTGGCGGTTCTTCCCTCAGTTACCTCTTTGGTGGCGGGGGCAACTGA